A window from Candidatus Nitrospira neomarina encodes these proteins:
- a CDS encoding response regulator has protein sequence MKRILLVDDHEMARKAMKHFLEHHGYACEEAEHGAVALAKLEQGPSIDLIVSDNHMPVMTGMDLLLQVKGNPNFGLIPFILYSGNVTDEMYQQANEAGALAVLNKPYNFSDFVGMVNNALQTP, from the coding sequence ATGAAACGCATTCTTCTTGTCGATGATCATGAGATGGCCAGGAAAGCCATGAAGCATTTTCTTGAGCATCATGGGTATGCCTGCGAGGAAGCCGAACACGGAGCCGTCGCCCTAGCTAAATTGGAGCAAGGACCGAGCATAGATCTCATCGTTTCCGATAACCACATGCCGGTCATGACCGGCATGGATTTACTCCTCCAGGTAAAGGGCAACCCAAATTTTGGCCTTATCCCTTTCATTCTGTATTCGGGAAATGTCACCGACGAGATGTACCAACAGGCCAATGAGGCGGGAGCTCTGGCTGTACTCAACAAACCGTACAATTTTTCAGATTTTGTCGGGATGGTTAATAATGCTCTTCAAACGCCGTAA
- a CDS encoding spermidine synthase, with protein sequence MTSFPSKMPRVFVLPYAVAIFLSAFLLFQVEPIIARYILPWFGGTPAVWTTCMLFFQVCLLVGYAYAHLLASHLSPRHQALVHLSLVVCSLVFLPITPGEGWKPDGTQNPMLAILFLLLVTIGVPFLLISASGPLLQHWFNRVHPTVSPYRLFALSNLGSLLGLVSYPFFIEPQLGLHTQTLFWSGGYGLYAVICAWGARPLFRLATKSGFSENLEYGPAKKPGLPESLLTLALAACGSVVLLASTNQICRDIAVIPFLWVLPLGLYLISFILCFDHPRWYHRRIWVPVLLVLLSGVVYLLHQEYAETEINIYLQIFIYSAVLFACCMVCHGELVRLKPPARFLTSFYLMVALGGALGGVFVNLVAPVLFQGYWEFHFGLVATMMLLGICLFRTKDPLRSPLIFWSERVVFVGGIATLIGFLALHIHEQQASTILTSRNFYGVLRIKETDQGTKSASRFLYHGRINHGRQFLTPSRHSYPTAYYGPFSGISLAISRHPQQLKLNTLKDRKGQGGLRVGNIGLGVGTTTVYARPGDMYRFYEINPEVDQMAREYFTFLKDAKGSQQIVLGDGRISLERELENGHRQQFDILAVDAFSGDGIPVHLLTREAFALYWEHLQPDGILALHVSNRHFDFSPVVRALAREFGKQALWIKDVADPEKGNSYSDWILVTNNQAFVKDPFVNFRIAPWRSLEEILWTDDYSNLFQVVAP encoded by the coding sequence ATGACTTCTTTCCCATCAAAAATGCCACGGGTGTTTGTCCTCCCGTATGCCGTTGCGATCTTTCTCAGTGCCTTTCTGCTGTTTCAAGTAGAGCCCATTATCGCCCGGTATATTCTTCCCTGGTTTGGAGGCACCCCGGCGGTCTGGACGACGTGCATGCTCTTCTTTCAGGTCTGTCTTTTGGTCGGGTATGCCTATGCCCATCTTCTCGCAAGCCACCTCTCCCCCCGGCACCAGGCGCTGGTTCACCTGAGTCTGGTGGTGTGTTCTCTGGTCTTTCTCCCTATCACCCCAGGGGAGGGATGGAAGCCGGATGGCACACAAAATCCGATGCTGGCGATTCTTTTTCTTCTCCTGGTGACCATTGGGGTGCCGTTTCTCCTCATCTCGGCTTCGGGCCCTCTCCTGCAACATTGGTTTAATCGAGTCCATCCCACTGTCTCTCCGTATCGACTTTTCGCCTTATCGAATCTTGGCTCACTTTTGGGATTGGTCTCCTATCCTTTTTTTATCGAGCCGCAACTGGGTTTGCATACGCAGACCCTCTTCTGGTCGGGCGGGTACGGCCTATATGCGGTCATATGTGCGTGGGGTGCCAGGCCGCTGTTTCGATTAGCCACAAAGAGCGGATTCTCAGAAAATCTTGAGTATGGACCGGCCAAGAAGCCGGGTTTGCCTGAGAGCCTTCTGACCCTCGCTCTTGCAGCTTGCGGATCAGTGGTCCTCCTCGCAAGCACGAATCAGATTTGCCGGGATATCGCGGTTATCCCTTTTCTTTGGGTTCTCCCGCTGGGTCTCTACCTTATTTCTTTCATTCTTTGTTTCGATCACCCGCGATGGTACCACCGACGAATCTGGGTACCCGTGTTGCTGGTATTGCTCTCCGGGGTTGTCTACCTGCTGCATCAGGAATATGCGGAAACGGAGATCAATATCTACCTCCAGATTTTCATCTATTCGGCGGTCCTTTTTGCCTGTTGCATGGTGTGCCATGGCGAACTGGTTCGCTTGAAGCCTCCCGCCAGATTTCTCACATCCTTCTATCTCATGGTCGCGTTAGGGGGAGCGTTGGGTGGGGTGTTTGTCAACCTGGTCGCACCCGTTCTTTTTCAAGGATACTGGGAATTTCATTTTGGGCTGGTGGCCACGATGATGCTTCTGGGAATCTGCCTGTTTCGGACGAAGGATCCACTCAGATCGCCACTCATCTTCTGGTCAGAAAGAGTTGTGTTTGTTGGGGGAATTGCCACTCTTATAGGTTTTCTGGCACTGCATATTCACGAGCAGCAAGCGAGTACTATCCTGACATCGCGTAATTTTTATGGTGTCCTGCGAATAAAGGAGACGGACCAAGGGACGAAGTCCGCCAGCCGTTTCCTCTATCACGGTCGCATCAACCATGGCCGGCAATTCCTGACTCCCTCCCGGCACTCGTATCCCACTGCCTATTACGGGCCTTTCAGTGGAATCAGCTTAGCCATCAGCCGTCATCCTCAACAACTGAAGTTGAACACGCTCAAGGACAGAAAAGGGCAAGGGGGCTTGCGGGTTGGGAACATCGGGTTGGGGGTTGGAACCACCACAGTGTATGCCCGGCCCGGCGATATGTATCGATTTTATGAAATCAATCCTGAGGTGGATCAAATGGCCAGGGAGTACTTCACGTTTCTCAAAGATGCCAAGGGATCCCAGCAGATTGTCCTTGGAGATGGACGAATTTCTCTCGAGCGGGAATTGGAGAACGGACATCGACAACAGTTCGATATTTTAGCGGTGGATGCTTTCAGTGGGGACGGCATTCCGGTTCACCTGCTGACGAGGGAGGCCTTTGCTCTCTACTGGGAGCATTTACAACCCGACGGGATTCTCGCCCTCCATGTCTCGAATCGCCACTTTGACTTCAGCCCCGTGGTCCGGGCCCTGGCCCGAGAGTTCGGCAAACAGGCGCTCTGGATCAAGGACGTGGCCGACCCTGAGAAAGGGAATAGCTATAGTGATTGGATCCTGGTCACGAACAACCAGGCGTTTGTAAAAGACCCCTTCGTCAACTTCCGGATTGCACCCTGGCGATCACTCGAAGAAATCCTCTGGACAGACGACTACAGTAATCTTTTTCAAGTAGTAGCGCCTTGA
- a CDS encoding RNA recognition motif domain-containing protein, translated as MGSKLYVGGLPYSATQAELTDLFSAHGTVESANVISDKFTGQSRGFGFVEMSSGEEAQAAISALNSTEFGGRTLTVNEAKPQAPRTGGGGYGGGGGDFGGDKRRSRF; from the coding sequence ATGGGTTCAAAATTGTATGTAGGTGGTTTGCCGTATTCCGCGACTCAAGCAGAATTAACCGACTTGTTTTCGGCACACGGCACCGTCGAGTCAGCCAATGTCATCAGCGACAAGTTTACCGGCCAATCGCGCGGGTTCGGATTTGTCGAAATGTCTTCGGGAGAGGAAGCGCAAGCCGCGATTTCAGCCCTGAATTCTACCGAGTTTGGTGGCCGCACATTGACGGTCAACGAAGCTAAACCCCAAGCTCCACGAACGGGTGGTGGAGGGTATGGCGGCGGCGGTGGAGATTTTGGCGGCGATAAACGTCGCAGCCGGTTCTAA
- a CDS encoding lipase family protein — MPKIIPGPNIEVVLPPNLNHTYFAEASQHPFRFRSQNFQLVNAWWLAEAALLAYAENEFAIPQYTKAGLIVEGNQPFSNGGSTQCYVAHTQDIVIVAFRGTQVLKPVGGKLPGEIWRQVVKDLWTDGKFLLIVSGQGGSVHEGFKKALDEVWDPLKAYLHGLKEEKPTRTFWFTGHSLGAALATLAADRYGDVQGVYTFGSPLVGDESFARDFYVSGYRFVNNNDVVARIPLWGPNALNLMKWGRYEHVGLLKYIDETGKLFDNPSMLERVQRGVGGQVQLLREVMSQWSNGEFSDIPIDCFNDHAPLYYALRIWNCYEQELQGG; from the coding sequence ATGCCAAAGATTATTCCTGGACCCAACATAGAGGTGGTGTTACCTCCCAATTTGAACCATACATACTTCGCCGAGGCCAGCCAACATCCATTCCGATTTAGGTCCCAAAATTTTCAATTGGTGAATGCGTGGTGGTTGGCGGAAGCCGCCTTACTGGCGTATGCCGAAAATGAATTTGCTATTCCTCAATACACTAAAGCCGGCTTAATCGTGGAAGGCAATCAGCCCTTTAGCAATGGTGGAAGTACCCAGTGCTATGTGGCCCATACACAGGATATTGTGATTGTGGCATTTCGCGGCACGCAGGTGCTGAAGCCGGTAGGAGGTAAGCTCCCTGGTGAGATCTGGCGTCAGGTAGTCAAGGATTTGTGGACGGACGGGAAATTTCTGTTAATCGTATCTGGTCAAGGTGGGTCTGTGCATGAGGGTTTTAAAAAGGCATTGGACGAAGTGTGGGACCCTCTCAAGGCGTATTTACATGGATTGAAAGAGGAAAAGCCAACTCGAACTTTTTGGTTTACCGGCCATAGTCTTGGCGCGGCTCTGGCGACATTAGCTGCCGACCGCTATGGTGATGTGCAAGGGGTCTACACCTTTGGGTCTCCGTTGGTAGGGGATGAGAGTTTTGCGAGGGATTTCTATGTCAGTGGGTATCGCTTTGTGAACAATAATGATGTGGTTGCTCGAATACCACTCTGGGGTCCCAATGCGTTGAACCTGATGAAGTGGGGTCGTTATGAACATGTCGGTCTCCTTAAATACATCGATGAAACTGGTAAGCTTTTCGATAATCCCTCTATGTTGGAAAGGGTACAGCGTGGTGTGGGAGGCCAGGTTCAACTTCTTCGTGAGGTGATGAGTCAATGGTCCAATGGCGAGTTTAGTGACATACCCATTGATTGTTTCAATGATCATGCTCCCCTGTATTATGCCCTTCGTATATGGAATTGTTATGAGCAGGAACTCCAAGGTGGCTAG
- a CDS encoding DUF4168 domain-containing protein, protein MNSMATSLQKLSVLLVIPSLCGLGLFSVVHAQNVNAQPQKVESQHMQKELIGPNLEPFAGAYKEISQIHTSYKERIIQAGDPTKSEALQEEANRKMSQAVTDHGLTIKDYNTIFQSIQNDPALKEEFMMVLNRTQ, encoded by the coding sequence ATGAATTCCATGGCAACGAGTTTACAGAAATTGAGTGTGCTGCTAGTGATTCCGAGTCTATGTGGCTTGGGACTTTTTTCTGTGGTACATGCGCAAAATGTTAATGCCCAACCTCAGAAAGTTGAATCCCAACATATGCAGAAGGAATTGATTGGGCCGAATCTTGAACCCTTTGCTGGAGCCTACAAGGAAATTTCCCAGATCCATACGTCCTACAAGGAGCGAATCATCCAGGCAGGTGACCCCACCAAAAGTGAAGCTCTTCAAGAAGAGGCCAACCGGAAGATGAGTCAGGCCGTGACAGATCATGGATTGACCATCAAGGACTACAATACAATTTTTCAATCAATTCAAAATGACCCGGCCCTCAAGGAAGAATTCATGATGGTACTGAATCGAACGCAATAA
- the ppnN gene encoding nucleotide 5'-monophosphate nucleosidase PpnN has protein sequence MENNREYITSKRTSSGQGVSVSITPDTSMHMLSQHEVEKLRETSEGGLHEIFRSSALAVLTSGNDTDDTKAFFARYADFDIALEQRDRGVKLELINAPASAFVDGKIIQGIKEHLFSVLRDIIYVHNEIHHNKKFDLTTSNGITNAIFHILRNAEIIHSVDDPHLVVCWGGHSISEVEYRYTKEVGHQLGLRSMDICTGCGPGAMKGPMKGATIAHAKQRIKNGRYLGITEPGIITAEAPNPIVNELVIMPDIEKRLEAFVRVGHGFIVFPGGAGTLEEILYLLGVLLHPNNNEVPFPLIFTGPKGSASYFGTIDTFIKQTLGPQAAQRYQIIIDDPQRGAYEMTTGIQRVREFRKRTHDAFYFNWHLTIDHEFQKPFEPTHESMAQLNLHVDQPIHMLAANLRRAFSGIVAGHVKSQVLNAIEKNGPFTIHGDSMIMKLMDELLQSFVNQHRMKIDQQNFKPCYEIIA, from the coding sequence ATGGAAAACAATCGAGAGTACATAACGTCGAAGCGCACATCCTCAGGTCAGGGCGTGAGTGTGAGCATCACTCCGGATACCTCAATGCACATGCTATCGCAGCATGAAGTTGAGAAGCTCAGGGAGACCAGTGAGGGCGGCCTTCATGAAATTTTCAGAAGCAGTGCCTTAGCGGTTCTGACGAGTGGCAATGATACGGACGACACGAAAGCATTTTTCGCGCGCTATGCAGATTTCGACATTGCCTTGGAGCAACGGGATCGCGGAGTGAAGCTTGAGCTCATCAATGCTCCGGCCAGTGCGTTTGTGGATGGGAAGATTATTCAAGGGATCAAAGAGCATCTCTTTTCGGTGCTACGTGACATCATCTATGTCCATAACGAAATCCATCACAATAAAAAATTTGATTTAACAACATCCAATGGGATCACCAATGCGATTTTCCATATCTTACGGAACGCCGAGATCATTCATTCTGTTGATGATCCACATTTGGTGGTGTGCTGGGGAGGCCATTCGATCAGCGAGGTGGAATATCGTTACACGAAAGAAGTGGGACATCAACTAGGTTTGCGTTCCATGGATATTTGCACGGGTTGTGGGCCAGGGGCGATGAAGGGACCGATGAAGGGAGCCACGATCGCTCACGCGAAACAACGTATCAAAAACGGGCGATATTTGGGCATTACGGAACCGGGCATCATTACGGCTGAAGCCCCGAACCCCATTGTGAATGAACTGGTTATCATGCCGGATATTGAAAAACGCCTTGAAGCGTTTGTGCGTGTCGGACATGGGTTTATCGTATTTCCCGGCGGGGCGGGGACCTTGGAAGAGATTCTGTACCTCCTCGGCGTTCTGTTGCACCCAAACAATAATGAGGTGCCCTTTCCGCTTATCTTTACCGGCCCCAAAGGCAGTGCCAGCTATTTTGGAACGATTGATACCTTTATCAAGCAAACGCTCGGACCTCAAGCCGCGCAACGATATCAAATTATCATTGACGATCCTCAGCGTGGGGCCTATGAAATGACAACAGGCATACAACGCGTACGGGAATTTCGAAAACGGACCCATGACGCCTTCTATTTCAACTGGCATCTAACCATCGACCATGAATTTCAAAAACCGTTTGAGCCCACACATGAGTCGATGGCGCAATTGAATCTCCATGTCGACCAACCCATCCATATGTTGGCCGCGAATTTGCGTCGGGCATTTTCAGGAATTGTCGCCGGCCATGTGAAGTCCCAAGTGCTCAATGCTATTGAAAAAAATGGGCCATTTACCATACACGGGGATTCAATGATTATGAAACTCATGGATGAACTCCTGCAATCCTTCGTCAATCAGCATCGCATGAAAATTGATCAACAGAACTTCAAGCCGTGTTATGAAATTATCGCGTAG
- a CDS encoding tetratricopeptide repeat protein, giving the protein MASSASRLGEIFLHRGDLSKARECYEQATAEARRLESPKALSDALGNLGNVSALLGLYEQAEACYREVLEIQRTLQEGHAIGETLVNLGSLKADRGEPETAHAFYLEAIDYLTPLGHDRALGILYSNLALQELKLHRSEPAIQAFHTALDYHRKVGNEDGLATTYGQLGKTFFHLGNLTRAEACLNNATEHFIKLGHSTGEAGALRLLAAVYIERNDHFSAIRCMERVVQIDLTYRLPQYEDDRQRLTWLRSS; this is encoded by the coding sequence ATGGCCAGCTCTGCTTCTCGTCTCGGCGAAATTTTCCTCCATCGTGGCGATCTGTCAAAAGCGCGCGAGTGCTATGAACAGGCTACCGCAGAGGCAAGACGGCTGGAATCACCCAAGGCTTTGTCAGATGCTTTGGGTAATCTGGGAAATGTCAGCGCCTTGTTAGGACTCTATGAACAAGCCGAGGCCTGTTATCGAGAAGTCCTGGAAATTCAACGAACCTTGCAAGAAGGGCATGCGATCGGGGAAACCCTGGTGAATTTAGGAAGTCTCAAAGCCGATAGGGGTGAACCGGAAACGGCTCACGCGTTCTATTTGGAAGCTATAGATTATTTGACCCCTTTAGGCCATGACCGGGCGTTGGGAATTTTATATAGCAATCTGGCCCTGCAAGAATTGAAGTTACATCGGTCCGAACCTGCCATTCAAGCCTTTCATACGGCCTTAGACTACCACCGCAAAGTCGGAAATGAAGACGGCCTGGCTACCACCTATGGGCAACTTGGAAAAACATTTTTTCATCTGGGCAATCTTACACGGGCCGAGGCCTGTCTCAATAATGCGACTGAACATTTCATCAAGCTGGGACATAGTACGGGGGAGGCAGGAGCCTTGCGTCTACTGGCTGCCGTCTACATTGAGCGAAATGATCACTTCTCGGCGATTCGCTGCATGGAGCGTGTCGTGCAAATCGATCTGACCTATCGGCTCCCACAGTATGAGGATGATCGCCAACGATTAACCTGGTTGCGTAGTTCCTAA
- a CDS encoding HU family DNA-binding protein: protein MGKAMTKSQIADHLAKKADVTKKIATQILDDFAALAYKEAKNAFVVPGIGKLVLAHRKARMGRNPQTGAAIKIPAKRVVKFRVAKAAKDAILGVKK from the coding sequence ATGGGAAAGGCCATGACAAAGTCGCAGATTGCCGATCACCTGGCTAAAAAAGCGGATGTTACCAAGAAAATTGCCACGCAAATTCTTGATGATTTTGCTGCGTTGGCTTACAAGGAAGCCAAAAATGCGTTTGTGGTACCTGGAATCGGCAAGTTGGTCCTTGCACACCGAAAAGCCAGAATGGGCAGAAATCCCCAAACTGGAGCTGCGATTAAAATCCCAGCCAAACGTGTCGTGAAGTTCCGCGTAGCCAAGGCGGCTAAAGATGCGATCTTGGGGGTTAAAAAGTAA
- a CDS encoding metal-dependent hydrolase family protein: MIVLSNIHKLYDGTSATSRSIHERVDVWIDDGTIKAVSPHNPARPQGSDVHRIDCATYTVTPGLIDCHGHVTLWGVGSAELDRMNSPEAPFWAERILYRTLVQGGVTTLRDVGGATSVLKRLVDQGVMLGPRLKLAICMLSTTGGHADFRGPDRCCGELSRLWPAGPGRPSSIVDGPWECRKRVREIAACGGDLVKICASPGVVSPTDHLEHRDFTLEEMEAICDEAAGRGMYVAAHAHSRNGIKLAIQAGVKDIQHISFMNEDLAELAYAKGCVVTPTAWVGQKLAQSEGFNAFIRAKVQQVAESHAQAVKSAQASGLKLLAGTDPVLPDMHGRNYMELVALIAEGIPPLAAWFGATGLAADQLGQTDTGTLLEGKRADILICREDVVEDPSRFEYGALLEVLKDGWGYRNGLSGMRQRTFPDCVELALESSSS; the protein is encoded by the coding sequence ATGATTGTTCTCTCAAATATACACAAACTCTATGATGGGACGTCCGCAACATCCAGGTCTATTCACGAACGAGTTGATGTGTGGATAGATGATGGAACCATCAAGGCCGTTTCTCCTCATAACCCCGCTCGTCCTCAGGGATCTGATGTCCACCGGATCGACTGTGCAACCTATACCGTCACTCCAGGACTTATCGACTGTCATGGGCATGTGACACTTTGGGGAGTGGGAAGTGCTGAACTGGACCGAATGAATTCACCGGAAGCCCCGTTTTGGGCTGAACGTATCTTATATCGCACCCTCGTTCAGGGAGGCGTGACGACCCTGCGTGATGTGGGTGGAGCCACCTCTGTTCTGAAACGACTCGTGGATCAGGGGGTGATGTTGGGTCCACGTCTCAAGTTGGCCATTTGCATGCTCTCCACTACTGGAGGGCATGCGGATTTTCGAGGGCCGGACCGGTGCTGTGGGGAGCTTTCCCGTTTGTGGCCTGCTGGTCCCGGTCGTCCGTCCAGTATCGTCGATGGGCCGTGGGAATGCCGAAAGCGGGTAAGAGAGATTGCCGCCTGCGGGGGCGATCTTGTGAAAATTTGTGCCAGCCCGGGTGTGGTGTCTCCTACCGACCATTTGGAACATCGGGATTTTACTCTTGAGGAAATGGAAGCGATCTGTGACGAAGCGGCTGGGCGGGGGATGTATGTGGCGGCCCATGCCCATAGTCGAAATGGCATCAAGTTGGCCATTCAGGCTGGAGTGAAGGATATCCAACACATTTCATTTATGAATGAGGACCTGGCCGAATTGGCCTATGCGAAGGGGTGTGTGGTGACTCCGACTGCATGGGTAGGGCAAAAATTGGCTCAGTCAGAGGGGTTCAATGCCTTCATTCGCGCCAAAGTTCAGCAGGTGGCCGAGAGCCATGCTCAGGCAGTCAAATCTGCGCAAGCTAGCGGGCTCAAATTGTTGGCTGGCACTGATCCGGTATTACCCGATATGCATGGCCGGAATTACATGGAGTTGGTGGCATTGATCGCAGAGGGCATACCGCCTCTGGCGGCATGGTTCGGAGCGACGGGGTTGGCGGCGGATCAACTTGGACAAACCGATACAGGAACACTATTGGAAGGGAAACGCGCCGATATTTTGATCTGCAGGGAAGATGTGGTGGAGGATCCGTCACGATTTGAATACGGAGCCCTTCTTGAGGTGTTAAAAGATGGCTGGGGTTATCGCAATGGACTTTCGGGTATGAGGCAACGGACCTTTCCGGATTGCGTGGAGTTGGCCCTCGAGTCAAGCTCTTCGTGA